In one Cercospora beticola chromosome 1, complete sequence genomic region, the following are encoded:
- a CDS encoding uncharacterized protein (CAZy:GH2), whose protein sequence is MRLLRYALAVAHLLTLPTSAQRVISLVGDDWTLSNPLLNISLPAKLPSQATLDLYDNQVIGDPLFGRNSYALRFIVWQNWTYISAPISGLSSNASSTWLLFNGLDTFTSISFCGQHVASTNNQFRQYWFDVSKFLTNCTEENRILNINFGSAANIADEIANQPGQETWADGIQQLYQFPNRWFVRKEQNDFGWDWSAGFVPAGPWQPAWIVQLEDTEVHIRNSLVDIYRRGQLNNLPPDQNQPWVVNASLDYFGDVPDSASLKYKLTTIDNATTIASGDLAAVNVTDTAVTGSTIVPQGDVELWWPVGMGSQTLYYITIELVSGTGQRLASVSKRVGFRTIVLNGNPVSEAEMAKGIAPGNNWHFEINAQPFFAKGSNFIPPDEFWPRVTPQRISDLFDTAIAGNQNMLRIWSSGAYSPDFMYDLADEKGLLLWSEFEFGCALYPADPEFLENVRAEAEYQVRRVNHHPSLTFWAGGNELENLELPNANRSSPEEYPRLVGEYEALFLHTLLPAVYENSKSISYQPSSTSNGWLSLNHSAPAKEIMIQRYNNKTKGAVYGETDYYNYNSSFLGNTTSYPVGRFSNEFGYHSMPSIQSWRQQISEKDLQFNSTTILLRNQHNPNSDLDIYNLTNSRTGQGQMTTAVENWYPIPEKTDPIANFSAWCHATQIFQAEFYRSQIEFYRRGSGLPNRCLGSLYWQLEDIWVAPTWAGVEYDGRWKVLHYVAKDAYSHVIIAPYFDRATGNLSVWTTSDLWEDVSGSATFAWYNWQGEKLDVQMDESKDVTIGALNSTQVLQTNTTEILSSSDHNNAILRMEIQVEGRLPTSNMTETFTHSSFFTPGALKDAQLVDPGLQLSYDESSKKFSVTATQGVAAWVWLDYPSGAVVHFESNGFWLGKNETREIGFTVQKDETYGTWKDGVTVESMWNQTLST, encoded by the exons ATGCGCCTCCTTCGCTATGCCCTGGCAGTTGCACATCTGCTGACTCTACCGACCTCTGCCCAGCGCGTCATCAGTCTTGTCGGCGACGACTGGACACTGTCAAATCCTCTATTGAACATCTCGTTGCCGGCAAAACTTCCCAGTCAAGCAACCCTCGATCTCTACGACAACCAGGTCATTGGCGATCCTCTCTTCGGCCGAAACAGCTATGCTCTTCGTTTCATCGTCTGGCAGAATTGGACATACATATCTGCTCCCATCTCCGGTCTCTCTTCCAACGCCAGTAGTACATGGCTACTCTTCAATGGTCTCGACACCTTCACCAGCATCTCCTTCTGCGGACAGCACGTTGCCAGCACGAATAATCAGTTTCGCCAGTACTGGTTCGATGTATCGAAATTCTTGACCAATTGCACAGAAGAAAACAGAATACTTAACATCAACTTCGGGTCGGCGGCGAACATCGCCGACGAGATCGCCAATCAGCCCGGACAGGAGACTTGGGCTGATGGAATTCAGCAACTGTACCAGTTCCCCAACAGATGGTTCGTTCGCAAAGAACAGAACGATTTTGGATGGGATTGGAGTGCCG GCTTTGTCCCTGCAGGACCATGGCAGCCAGCATGGATTGTACAGCTGGAAGACACAGAAGTGCATATCCGCAACAGCTTGGTCGACATCTATCGCCGCGGTCAGCTAAATAACCTCCCACCTGACCAGAATCAGCCATGGGTCGTGAATGCGAGTTTGGACTACTTTGGCGAT GTGCCCGATTCAGCAAGTCTGAAATACAAGCTCACGACCATCGACAATGCTACAACTATTGCAAGCGGAGATCTTGCAGCTGTCAATGTTACCGACACTGCAGTGACTGGGTCCACCATCGTTCCGCAAGGAGATGTCGAACTGTGGTGGCCAGTCGGTATGGGCTCACAAACTCTCTACTACATCACCATCGAGCTTGTGTCGGGGACCGGGCAAAGACTGGCTTCAGTGAGTAAGCGAGTGGGCTTCAGAACCATTGTGCTCAATGGCAACCCTGTCAGCGAGGCGGAGATGGCCAAAGGCATTGCACCTGGCAACAACTGGCACTTCGAGATCAATGCCCAGCCGTTCTTTGCAAAAGGATCCAACTTCATTCCACCTGATGAGTTCTGGCCCCGAGTAACGCCACAGCGCATCTCCGATCTGTTTGACACTGCAATCGCTGGAAACCAGAACATGTTACGAATTTGGTCCAGCGGCGCGTACTCGCCAGACTTCATGTATGACCTTGCGGACGAGAAGGGATTGCTTCTGTGGTCCGAGTTCGAATTTGGCTGTGCACTCTATCCCGCGGACCCAGAGTTCCTTGAGAATGTCCGAGCTGAGGCAGAGTACCAAGTCCGGCGAGTCAATCATCATCCGTCTCTCACTTTCTGGGCTGGTGGCAACGAACTTGAGAATCTTGAGCTCCCAAATGCCAACCGCTCATCGCCCGAGGAATACCCCCGACTGGTCGGCGAGTATGAAGCACTTTTCCTGCACACCCTGTTGCCAGCGGTCTATGAGAACAGCAAGAGTATCAGCTATCAACCCAGTTCTACTTCCAATGGCTGGCTATCACTCAACCACAGTGCTCCTGCGAAGGAGATCATGATCCAGCGATACAACAACAAGACCAAAGGAGCCGTGTATGGAGAGACAGATTACTACAACTACAACTCTTCATTCCTCGGCAACACCACATCTTACCCTGTTGGCCGCTTTTCGAACGAGTTTGGCTACCACAGCATGCCTTCAATCCAAAGTTGGCGGCAGCAAATTTCCGAAAAAGACCTTCAATTTAACAGTACCACAATACTTTTGAGGAATCAACACAATCCAAATTCCGACCTCGACATTTACAACTTGACCAACTCACGCACAGGTCAAGGACAGATGACAACAGCGGTCGAAAATTGGTATCCCATACCCGAGAAGACGGATCCCATTGCGAACTTCTCCGCTTGGTGCCACGCAACACAGATCTTCCAAGCAGAATTCTATCGCTCCCAAATCGAATTCTACAGACGTGGCAGCGGTCTTCCCAATCGGTGCCTCGGCTCTCTGTATTGGCAGCTGGAAGACATCTGGGTCGCTCCTACCTGGGCAGGCGTGGAGTACGATGGTCGCTGGAAAGTTCTCCACTACGTCGCCAAAGATGCTTACTCCCATGTTATCATTGCGCCTTACTTTGATCGAGCGACGGGAAACCTCAGCGTCTGGACTACTTCCGACCTTTGGGAAGATGTCAGTGGATCGGCGACCTTTGCATGGTATAACTGGCAGGGCGAGAAGCTTGACGTCCAAATGGACGAGTCCAAAGATGTGACCATTGGCGCACTCAACAGTACCCAGGTCCTTCAAACCAATACCACTGAGATCTTGTCGTCTTCGGACCACAACAATGCAATTCTTCGAATGGAGATCCAAGTCGAGGGACGATTGCCAACTTCCAACATGACGGAGACGTTCACTCACTCCAGCTTTTTCACTCCTGGTGCCTTGAAAGATGCACAGCTCGTCGATCCAGGCTTACAGCTTTCCTATGATGAATCTTCAAAGAAGTTCTCTGTGACGGCGACACAAGGTGTTGCAGCTTGGGTGTGGCTCGACTACCCTTCTGGAGCGGTCGTTCATTTTGAGAGCAATGGATTTTGGTTAGGCAAGAACGAGACGAGAGAAATTGGATTTACGGTGCAGAAGGATGAGACTTACGGGACGTGGAAGGATGGGGTCACGGTGGAGAGTATGTGGAATCAGACGTTGAGTACTTGA
- the LSM2 gene encoding U6 snRNA-associated Sm-like protein LSm2, whose amino-acid sequence MLFFSFFKTLVNHEVTVELKNDISIRGTLKSVDQYLNIKLDDISVLEELKYPHLSSVKNVFIRGSVVRYVHLPAAAVDTPLLEDATRREASQTAAKAKAG is encoded by the exons ATGctgttcttcagcttcttcaaaaCACTCGTGAACCACGAAGTCACAGTGGAACTGAAGAATGACATTTCGATTCGCGGGACGCTGAAGAGCGTGGACCAGTATTTGAATATCAAGCTGGATGATATTTCGGTGTTGGAGGAATTGAAGTATCCGCATTTG AGCTCCGTCAAGAATGTCTTTATTAGAGGCAGTGTTGTGCGGTATGTGCATTTGCCTGCTGCGGCGGTGGATACGCCTTTGTTGGAGGATGCTACGAGGAGAG AGGCTTCACAAActgcggcgaaggcgaaggctgGGTGA
- the SPE3 gene encoding putrescine aminopropyltransferase has protein sequence MSEITHPTIKDGWFREINKMWPGQAMTLKVNQVVHHEKSKYQDVLIFESSDYGMVLVLDNVIQCTERDEFSYQEMIAHLALFSHPNPKKVLVIGGGDGGVLREVVKHESVEEAILCDIDEAVIRLSKKYLPGMSVGFNHPKCKTHVGDGFKFLDDYKNEFDVIITDSSDPDGPAEALFQKPYFQLLHDALREGGVISTQAENPWLHLNIIQQLKKDCKSVFPVAEYGWTTIPTYPSGQIGFMVCTKDANRDVTKPLRTISDEKEDELFRYYSKKVHEAAFVLPKFAEKALRE, from the exons ATGTCCGAAATCACCCACCCCACCATCAAAGATGGCTGGTTCCGCGAAATCAACAAAATGTGGCCTGGTCAGGCCATGACCCTCAAAGTCAACCAAGTCGTGCACCACGAGAAGTCCAAATACCAGGAtgtcctcatcttcgaatCTTCCGACTACGGCATGGTCCTCGTGCTCGACAATGTAATCCAATGCACCGAACGCGACGAATTCTCCTACCAGGAAATGATTGCCCACCTCGCACTCTTCTCGCACCCAAACCCAAAGAAAGTCCTCGTCATTGGCGGTGGAGATGGAGGTGTCTTGCGTGAGGTGGTAAAGCACGAGAGCGTGGAAGAGGCGATACTATGCGACATCGATGAGGCCGTGATTCGATTGAGCAAGAAGTACTTGCCAGGCATGTCAGTGGGGTTCAACCACCCCAAGTGCAAGACACACGTCGGAGATGGATTCAAGTTTTTGGATGACTACAAGAACGAGTTCGATGTGATTATTACGGATTCGTCGGATCCAGATGGGCCAGCAGAGGCCTTGTTCCAGAAGCCTTacttccagctcttgcacGATGCTTTGCGAGAGGGAGGGGTGATCAGTACCCAAG CTGAGAACCCATGGTTGCACTTGAACATCATTCAGCAGCTCAAGAAGGACTGCAAGTCCGTTTTCCCTGTCGCCGAGTACGGATGGACCACGATCCCGACCTATCCTAGCGGCCAAATTGGTTTCATGGTCTGCACCAAAGACGCGAACCGCGATGTCACCAAGCCTCTGCGCACGATTTCCgacgagaaggaggatgagttGTTCAGATACTACAGCAAGAAGGTGCACGAGGCTGCGTTTGTGCTTCCCAAGTTTGCGGAGAAGGCGCTGCGCGAGTAG
- the PMP3 gene encoding plasma membrane proteolipid Pmp3, producing MPFTGSDIIKIIFAILLPPLGVFLERGCGADLLINLLLTILGYIPGIIHALYIILKY from the exons ATGCCTTTCACCGGAAG CGACATCATCAagatcatcttcgccatcctCCTCCCACCTCTTGGAGTCTTCCTCGAGCGTGGCTGCGGCGCTGACCTCCTCATCAACTTGCTCTTGACCATTCTCGGCTACATTCCCGGCATCATCCACGCTCT GTACATCATCCTTAAGTATTAA